GCGGCCGGCGCGTGTGAGGGCAACGGCATCCTGATCGACATCTCGGACCCCGCCAACCCGGTGCGGATCGACGAGGTCGCCGACCCGAACTTCGCGTACTGGCACTCGGCCACGATCAGCAACGACGGCACGAAGGTCGTCTTCACCGACGAGTGGGGCGGCGGCACCGGGGCCCGGTGCCGGACCACCGACCAGCCGCAGTGGGGCGCCAACGCGATCTTCGACATCGTCGACCGGAAGCTGCGCTTCGCCAGCTACTACAAGCTGCCGGTGCCGCAGACCGCGCAGGAGAACTGCGTGGCCCACAACGGCTCGCTGATCCCCGTGCCGGGCCGGGACATCCTCGTCCAGGCGTGGTACCAGGGCGGCATCTCCCTGATGGACTTCACCGACTCGGCCCACCCCCGGGAGATCGGCTACTTCGACCGCGGGCCGATCAGCCCGACGGCGACCGTCCTCGGCGGCTTCTGGTCGGCGTACTGGTACAACGGGCAGATCTACGGCAGTGAGATCGCGCGCGGCTTCGACGTGTTCGGGCTGCGGCCGAGCGAGCACCTGACCGCGGCGGAGATCGCCGCAGCCCGCGAGGTGCGGCTGCCGGAGTTCAACCCGCAGCACCAGACGAAGATCGGCTGGGCCCCGAGCTTCGCGGTGGCCCGGGCCCGCTTCGACCAGCTCTCCCGGACCTGCACCACGACCGTCACGGGACGGCACAACGGGCCGCTCACGGCCACCGGCGTCACCTGCCTCGACGGGGCACGGGTCAACGGCCCGGTGACGGTCCGGCCGGGCGCGTCGCTCCTCGCGATCGACGCGTCGGTCTCCGGACCGGTGTCGGCGGCGAACGCGGCCGCCGTGCACCTGTACGACAGCACCGTCCGCGGCCCGGTGAGCATCACCGGCACCCGGGGCAGCGCCGCCGTCGTGTCCTCCGAGATCCACGGGCCGGTCACCCTGACCGGCGGCGGCACCGGCACCATCGAGCCGATCATCGCCGACAGCACCGTACGCGGCCCGCTCTCCTGCTCCGGCAACTCGCCCGCGCCGATCAACCTCGGTGCGGCCAACACGGTGTCCGGGCCGGCCGCCGGCCAGTGCGCCACTCTCGACTGACCACCGTCGACCGACAGAGGGGTGCGCCCCGCCGAGGTATCTCGGCGGGGCGCACCCCTCTGTCCGGACCCGGCCGGGCCTACCGGTCCCACCGTTCGAGGAACGGTAGGCCAAGCAGCCGCACCTGGTCGGACAACTCGGTCGACGCCTCGTCCTCGGTCAGTGCGGCGGGTGCGTGTCGCAGCACCCACAGCGACAGCGCCGAGCACCACGTTTCCTCGTCGTGCCGGCTCGGCCAGGGGAGCTTGTCGCCCAGTAGGTCGTACATCCACTCGTCCACCGCGGTGGCCAGTCGCCGTCGCGCGGTCGCGCTGGTCAGTGACTCCGCCCAGACGGTCAACCACGGGAGCAGCGTTGTGGTGATCTCGGCGACGAGCGTCAGGGCCTCATGGGCGGGCACCTTCGCGTCGGGTTCGATCAGGACGTGCAGCCACCAGGCGTCCAGGAACTCCCGCAGGGCGTCCCGTTGCTGGCCGGGCCACTCCTGCCACCGGCCGCGGCTGAACACCCTTCCGAGGCTCTCCATCCCGGCCATCGGCATGATGCGGCCCGCCACGAGGTTCCGGGTCAGTTGGGGCAGGATCCGGCGCAGCAGAGGTCCGGGGTAGTGCCAGTCTGTCGTCCAGTACGTGCGGCGGAGCAGGTCGTCGTCGAGCGGCACGTCAGGGGTCTTGAGTAGCGCCAACTCCTCGGCGCTGCCCCAGTGGCACTCGCAGTTGGACTCCTGCCGATGGGGCGGTCATGCCCTGGAACGTGGCGGCCACACCCGCCAGCGCCGCATCCAGGCGGCTGCTCACCTTCGTCGGATCGGGGATCATGGCGAATCCGCCTTCGAGGACTCCGGAGGCGCAGACCTGCCGAAGAGAAGGATCTTAGAGCCACACCTGGCCTGGGGTCGAACCGCGCCCCAGTGCCCAAGGCGGGTTTCGCAGCACTGTGGAGGCGTCGCTTGCAGATCTTGGACGATTTGTGCCCCCAGAGGGGCCATAACTCACCAAGATCCACAGCTCGCCGTGTTCTGGGCGCCACTCCTGCCGGGAGCGTAGGGCCGTGGGACAGGGTCAGAATGGCGGCGTGATGACCGAGCCCGTTACCGCGGCGCGGGCGGAGCTGGTGGACGACGTGGCGGCGCTGCCCGGCAGTTCCGGCGGGTGTCTCCTCGCCCTGACGTTGGACGCTCCGGTCTTCCTCTTCGCCGGCGACGTCTGGTGGGTTGAGGACGAGGTGTTGTACGTCCAGCGCGGGGACCTCCCGGCCGTGGCGCATCGCGGTCGCCTCGAATGGCGTCGGAAGTGGTAGCACCAGCCCGGGCGCCTCGGCGCAGGAGCAGGACCAGACCACGCGGTAGCCGGCTCGCACCGACGGGAGGCCGGGCCGCGCCGGTCAGCCGGCGAGGCGGGTCTGTAGCTCCCGCATGCTCCTGACCTCGATGCTCTGGTCCGCCTCGACCTCGCGGGCGAACTTGTCGGCCGCCGGTTCCAGCCCGCCGCCGGTCGCGTAGAGCTGCCGGACCATGGTCAACGCGCCCTCGTGGTGCCGAATCATGAGGTTGAGGAAGAGCCGGTCGAACTCGCCGTCGCGCGCCCGCTCCAACTGGCGGAACTGCTCGGGGGTGAGCATGCCCGGCATCTCGGCGTCCTGCCCGGCGTGGTGCGTGTGCGGGCCGGGGACCTCCTCGCCCCGCTCGGTGAGCCACCGCTGCATCTGCGTGATCTCCTCGCCCTGCGAGGTCTCGATCCGACGGGCGAGCAGCGACACGTCGGCGCTCTGCGCGCGGTCGGCGACCAGGGCGGTCATCTCCAGCGCCTGTGTGTGGTGGCCGATCATGTGCTGCATGAACCGGGTGTCGGCGTCGGTGTGGGCGGGCGGCGCCGGCAACTGGGACCGGTCGGCCGGGGAGAGGGTGCGGCCGGGCTGCCCGGGCGCGCCGGGCTGGACGACGCGGACCGGCGGCGGCGCCTCGTCGGGGCTGTCGCCGGTGAGCTGGACGACGGCGACCGTCGCCGCGCCGAGGGCGACGGTGGCGCCCAGCACGGCGATGAGGACCCGGCGACGCGACGAGAACACGATGCGATCACCGTAGTCGAAACGCCGCCGCCCGGGGAGGCCCGCACGACCGAGGGTCAGGCCACCGCGACGACGACCAGCGCCGCGCCGACCACCAGGTCGACCACGCCGCAGAACTCCGACCACGGCCGGTTGACCACGGCGTTCACGCGGAAGTGGTACGCGTCCCAGACACCGTGCGCGAGGAATCCGACGGCGGCCACCAGGACGGCCAGCCGGGACTGAACGGCGCTCGCGAGGAGAGTGACCGCGCCGAACGCCAGCATCCCGACGGTCTGGAGCGTGACCGTCCGGGGCTCGGTGAACCGGCGCCGGGCCACCGCCCACAGCCAGAGCGGCACCAGCAGCACCGTCATGCCGACCGCCGGGTCCAGGGCCGCCACGTCCCGCGCCCGCAGGACGTGAAGCACGGCGACCACCGCGCTCAGCGCGGGGAAGGCCAGCCACGCGGCCCACGGGCGACCCAGGGCGTACGCCACCAGGTAGATCCCGGCCATCGTGGCGATGCTCGGGCCGAACAGCGCGGCCTCACGGTCGCCGAGGGCCATGACGGCGATGGCGCCCCCGGCGGCGACCAGGCCCAGGGCGCTCGGCCAGCGGTCGGTCGAGGTCGCCGGGTGCGAGTGTGTCGTCCCTGTCATGGCGCCGATCGTGGCCCGGTCGCGCGGGCCCGGTCACGACCGCCGGCCCGGCCGGTCCGGAATCGTGGGCAGCGGTGCCGGAATCCTGGTGCCGCCGCTGCGGGCCGTCCGGGTTAGCGTGAGGCATGCGGGAGCGGCTGGTCCTGATCGTCGCGTACGACGGCGCGGAGCTGCTCGACATCGCCTGCGTCAGCTCCAGCCTGGACATCGCCAACCGGGGTGGCGCGCGCCCTCCCTACCGGACGGTGCTGGCCACGCCGAGCGGCCACGCCGTCACCTGCGACTCCGGTCTGCGGCTGGAGGCCCAGGTGGCGCTGGAGCGGTTCACCACCCCGCCCGACACGCTGGTGGTCTCCGGCGGGCTCGGGCACCTGGCGGCCGCGGCGACCCCGACCCTGGTCGGTCACGTGCGACGCCTGGCGGGGCTGGCGCGCCGGGTCTCGTCGGTGTGCACCGGCGCGACGGTGCTCGCCGAAGCCGGCCTGCTCGCGCACCGCCGGGCCACCAGCCACTGGATGTACGCCGAGCAGCTCGCCCGCGCCTACCCGGAGGTGCGCGTCGACCCGGACCCGATCTTCGTGCGGGACGGCAACGTCGCGACCTCCGGCGGGGTCACCAGCGCCCTCGACCTGACCCTCTCCTTCATCGAGGAGGACCACGGCACGGCGCTCGCCCGTGGCGTCGCGTTGGGCATGGTCGCCTACCTGCAACGGCCGGGCAGCCAGGCCCAGATGAGCATGTTCCTGTCCCGGACGCCGGGCGACGACCTCGTCGTGCTCCGCACCCGGGACCACATCGTCAGCCACCTCGCCGGGGATCTGGGGGCCGCCACCCTGGCCCGGCTCGCGGGAGTCAGCGAGCGGCACCTCTCCCGGCTGTTCCTCACCCACCTGCGGGAGACACCCGCGCAGTACGTGCGCCGGACGCGGACCGAGGCCGCCGCGCACCTGCTCGTGTCGACCACCCTCCCCCTCGCCGCCGTGGCGCGCCGCTGCGGCTTCGGCTCCACTGAGTCGCTGCGCCAGGCGTTCCTCGCCTACCACGCCGTGCCGCCGTCGCGCTTCCGCGCCGAGCGCCGGGCCGGCGGCGCGCCGCTCGGACCGGAGGCGTCGCGCTGACGGAGCCCGCGCTCGTGATCGTCTGGCTCCGGTGGCCGTCCTCGCGGACACTGGAACGACGTGGCCGCGTCCCCGGCCGGCCGCTCCCCCCACCCCTGGAGGATCAGCATGGCGTTCAGCACGGCAGGCAACCGGTGGCGACGGGCGTGGCTGGCGGTGCTCGCGGTGAGCGTCGCCGCGGGCTGCGACAGCGGCGGCGACCCGCGCCCGGCACCGGGTGGCCTCGCCACCAGCAGCGCCGTCAGCGCCCCCTCCGGCATGCCGGACCTGGACGCCGGCGAGGAGGTCGCCCGGGGGGTGGACGTCCCGTGGGGTCTGGCGTTCCTGCCCGGCGGTGACGCCCTGGTCGCCGAGCGGGACACCGGCCGCGTGCTGCGGGTCGCCCTCGGCGGTGGCGACCCGGTGGAGGTCTACCGGGTGCCGGGGGTGGCGGCCGGTGGCGAGGGCGGGCTGCTCGGGCTCGCCGTCTCCCCCGGCTACGCCCAGAACAGCCTGGTCTACGCCTACTTCACGGCCGAGCGGGACAACCGGATCGTGCGCTTTCGGCTCGACGGCGGGCAGCCCGAGGTGGTCTTCGACGGCATCGCCAAGGCGCGCACCCACAACGGCGGCCGGATCGCGTTCGGTCCGGACGGGATGCTCTACGTGGGCACCGGGGACGCCGGTGACACCGACCGGTCGCAGGACCCGGCGAGCCCGAACGGCAAGATCCTGCGGCTCACCCCCGACGGGGAGCCGGCGCCCGGCAACCCGACCGCCGGGTCGCCGGTCTACAGCCTGGGCCACCGCAACGTGCAGGGCCTGGCCTGGGACACGCAGGGACGGCTGTTCGCCACGGAGTTCGGGCAGAACGAACTGGACGAGGTGAACCGCGTCGAGCCGGGCCGCAACTACGGCTGGCCCGAGGTGGAGGGCGACGGCGACACCGCCGGCGGCCGGTACACCAACCCGCTCGTGACGTGGCCGGTACGGGACGCCTCGCCGTCGGGCATCGCCATCGCGGGCAACACCGCGTACGTGGCGGCGCTGCGCGGCGAGCGGCTGTGGAGCCTCCCGCTGGACGGCGACACGGTGGGTGACCCGTCGGCGCGGCTGGACGGCAGCCACGGCCGGCTGCGTACGGTGCAGGTCGCCCCGGACGGCGCCCTCTGGGTCACCACCTCCAACACCGACGGGCGCGGTGACGTCCGCGACGGCGACGACCGCATCCTGCGCTTCCCCGCACGATAGGCTCGGACCGGCTGGTCAGGCCTCGTTCCCGGGGGCCGGCACGTCCCGTCGCTGCGGTGCGCGTGGAGGTGGGCCGTGCTCGGTCTGGAACTCGTGGTGCTCGTCGGCCTGGCTCTGCTCCTGTCCAGCGTCCTGGCACGTCGCCTCCGGGTCGCCCCGCCGGTGCTCCTGCTCGGCTGCGGCGTGCTGCTGGGGTTCGTGCCCGCGCTGCGCGCCGTGCAGCTGCCGCCCGAGATCGTGCTGCTGCTCTTCCTGCCCGCGCTGCTGTTCTGGGAGAGCCTCAGCACCTCGCTGCGGGAGATCCGCAGCAACCTGCGGGTCATCGTCCTGCTGAGCACCTTGCTGGTTATCGCGACGGCCGCCGCGGTGGCGGCGGTGGCGCACGCGCTCGGGCTGCCGTGGGGGCCGGCGTGGGCGCTCGGCGCGGCCGTCGCGCCCACCGACGCGACCGCGGTCGGGGTGCTCGCCCGGGCCCTGCCCCGCCGCACGGTCACCGTGCTGCGGGCCGAGAGCCTCGTCAACGACGGCACCGCCCTGGTCATCTACGGCCTGGCCGTGGGCATCACGGTGGGCGAGGAGACGCTCAGCGCCGGCCACGTGTCGTGGCTGGTCGTGGTCGCGTACGGGGGTGGCGCCCTGATCGGGGTGGCAACGGCGTGGCTGCTGCTGCAGGCCCGTCGCCGGGTCCACGACCCGCTCCAGGACAACCTGGTCAGCCTGCTGGCCCCGTTCACCGCGTTCCTGGTCGCCGAGACGATCCACGCGTCCGGGGTGCTCGCCGTCGTGGTGACCGGGCTGTGGTTGAGCCAGGCCGGCCCGCGTCAGGTACGCGCCCAGACCCGGCAGCAGGGGACGGCGTTCTGGGGGTTGTCCACGTTCGTGCTCAACGGGGCCCTCTTCGTCCTGGTCGGGTTGGAGGTCCAGTCGGCTGTCCGCGGTCTGACCAGCGTCGACCTCACGCGTGGGCTGATGGCGGTCGCCGCCGTCTCGGCGACGGTCATCGGGGTGCGCTTCGCCTGGCACTTCACCACCCCGTACGCGATCCGGCTGGTGGACCGCCGTCCCCGGCAGCGACTGCGCCGGGTCGCCGCGCGGGCCCGCGTGGTCAGCGCGGTCGCCGGTTTCCGGGGCGCGGTGTCGCTCGCCGCGGCGCTCGCGGTGCCGCAGACGCTGCGGTCCGGGGCGCCGTTTCCCGACCGGGACACGATCGTGTTCGTCACCACCGGGGTGATCGTGGTGACGCTGGTCGTCCAGGGTCTGCTGCTGCCGCCCGTGGTGCGTTGGGCCCGGCTGCCCGTCGACAGCACCGTGGAGCAGGAGCGGCACCTGGCCGAGACGGTGGCGACCGAGGAGGCGCTCGCCGTGCTGCCCCGGCTCGCCGACGAACTGGGCATCGGGCCGGAGGTCGTCGACCGGCTCGACCGGGAGTACCGCAAACGCCTGCGGGTGCTGCGGGCCAGCCGGGGTGAGACCGACGACCACGTCGCCCTGCGCTACGAGGAGCAGTACCGGGCGTTGCGCCTGGCCGTGCTCGCCCACAAGCGCGCCGCCGTGGTCCGGTTGCGCGACGAGCGCCGCATCGACGACGGCGTGCTGCGGCTGGTGCAGTCCCGGCTGGACATCGAGGAGGTGCGCCTGTCCCGGCGGGAGGAGGCGGAGTGATCGTCGGGGCCGGTAATTCGACATCGGCGGGGGTGCCGGGCACGTAGGTTGGCCCGATGGGGGAATCGGCGACGGTGGTCGACCGGGCGGTGA
This genomic stretch from Micromonospora krabiensis harbors:
- a CDS encoding LVIVD repeat-containing protein translates to MIRSKPSLRRRRLIGAAAVAALVVALVPGAASGQEPGPDPRIGLGPGWLDAQSAISNLDLLAHRDKPAGFVNPANPGDFGFVASDLAFGGDHAFVGNYNGFNIYDVSQPADPTLVTSVVCPGGQGDVSVHGNLLFMSVEETRGRLDCGTDPTAGTRFQGVRVFDVSDVANPVQVAAVQTCRGSHTHSLVTDPDDSANVYVYVSGTAGVRPSSTMAGCNNTPASGVDPARWRIDVIKVPVAAPEQAALVSGPRLFADPATGRIDGLQNTPPVPTHPSGGTWSPSPVTDACHDITAYPELGLAAGACEGNGILIDISDPANPVRIDEVADPNFAYWHSATISNDGTKVVFTDEWGGGTGARCRTTDQPQWGANAIFDIVDRKLRFASYYKLPVPQTAQENCVAHNGSLIPVPGRDILVQAWYQGGISLMDFTDSAHPREIGYFDRGPISPTATVLGGFWSAYWYNGQIYGSEIARGFDVFGLRPSEHLTAAEIAAAREVRLPEFNPQHQTKIGWAPSFAVARARFDQLSRTCTTTVTGRHNGPLTATGVTCLDGARVNGPVTVRPGASLLAIDASVSGPVSAANAAAVHLYDSTVRGPVSITGTRGSAAVVSSEIHGPVTLTGGGTGTIEPIIADSTVRGPLSCSGNSPAPINLGAANTVSGPAAGQCATLD
- a CDS encoding PQQ-dependent sugar dehydrogenase; the encoded protein is MAFSTAGNRWRRAWLAVLAVSVAAGCDSGGDPRPAPGGLATSSAVSAPSGMPDLDAGEEVARGVDVPWGLAFLPGGDALVAERDTGRVLRVALGGGDPVEVYRVPGVAAGGEGGLLGLAVSPGYAQNSLVYAYFTAERDNRIVRFRLDGGQPEVVFDGIAKARTHNGGRIAFGPDGMLYVGTGDAGDTDRSQDPASPNGKILRLTPDGEPAPGNPTAGSPVYSLGHRNVQGLAWDTQGRLFATEFGQNELDEVNRVEPGRNYGWPEVEGDGDTAGGRYTNPLVTWPVRDASPSGIAIAGNTAYVAALRGERLWSLPLDGDTVGDPSARLDGSHGRLRTVQVAPDGALWVTTSNTDGRGDVRDGDDRILRFPAR
- a CDS encoding Na+/H+ antiporter codes for the protein MLGLELVVLVGLALLLSSVLARRLRVAPPVLLLGCGVLLGFVPALRAVQLPPEIVLLLFLPALLFWESLSTSLREIRSNLRVIVLLSTLLVIATAAAVAAVAHALGLPWGPAWALGAAVAPTDATAVGVLARALPRRTVTVLRAESLVNDGTALVIYGLAVGITVGEETLSAGHVSWLVVVAYGGGALIGVATAWLLLQARRRVHDPLQDNLVSLLAPFTAFLVAETIHASGVLAVVVTGLWLSQAGPRQVRAQTRQQGTAFWGLSTFVLNGALFVLVGLEVQSAVRGLTSVDLTRGLMAVAAVSATVIGVRFAWHFTTPYAIRLVDRRPRQRLRRVAARARVVSAVAGFRGAVSLAAALAVPQTLRSGAPFPDRDTIVFVTTGVIVVTLVVQGLLLPPVVRWARLPVDSTVEQERHLAETVATEEALAVLPRLADELGIGPEVVDRLDREYRKRLRVLRASRGETDDHVALRYEEQYRALRLAVLAHKRAAVVRLRDERRIDDGVLRLVQSRLDIEEVRLSRREEAE
- a CDS encoding DUF305 domain-containing protein, with the protein product MFSSRRRVLIAVLGATVALGAATVAVVQLTGDSPDEAPPPVRVVQPGAPGQPGRTLSPADRSQLPAPPAHTDADTRFMQHMIGHHTQALEMTALVADRAQSADVSLLARRIETSQGEEITQMQRWLTERGEEVPGPHTHHAGQDAEMPGMLTPEQFRQLERARDGEFDRLFLNLMIRHHEGALTMVRQLYATGGGLEPAADKFAREVEADQSIEVRSMRELQTRLAG
- a CDS encoding GlxA family transcriptional regulator, coding for MRERLVLIVAYDGAELLDIACVSSSLDIANRGGARPPYRTVLATPSGHAVTCDSGLRLEAQVALERFTTPPDTLVVSGGLGHLAAAATPTLVGHVRRLAGLARRVSSVCTGATVLAEAGLLAHRRATSHWMYAEQLARAYPEVRVDPDPIFVRDGNVATSGGVTSALDLTLSFIEEDHGTALARGVALGMVAYLQRPGSQAQMSMFLSRTPGDDLVVLRTRDHIVSHLAGDLGAATLARLAGVSERHLSRLFLTHLRETPAQYVRRTRTEAAAHLLVSTTLPLAAVARRCGFGSTESLRQAFLAYHAVPPSRFRAERRAGGAPLGPEASR